A window of Oxobacter pfennigii contains these coding sequences:
- a CDS encoding aldo/keto reductase — protein MQYRKFGKLDWEASALGFGCMRLPTLDGRNESVDEEEAIKMIRHAIDNGVNYVDTAYFYHGAGWVHGKSEVVLGKALKDGYREKVKVATKSPVRIIKEEGDFDRFLDEQLKALDIDYIDFYLLHGLSKHSFKTVKDLKLIEKAEAAISDGRIKHLGFSFHDDYDTFEEIINYYDGWTFCQIQYNYMDVDNQAGMKGLKLAASKGIAVVLMEPLLGGKLANPPKTVKDLFASHSKQKTPADWALQWLWNQPEVTVILSGMTTMGQVIENLKSADSSGANSLSSEDLKLIDKVREEYSQRTLIPCTGCSYCVPCPNDVEIPRNFKTYNEGYMYDDLSGARGTYVRFLGEENRAGACIQCGVCEEKCPQKIEISQWMPKVHEVLGLGKEY, from the coding sequence ATGCAATACAGGAAATTTGGTAAATTGGACTGGGAAGCATCCGCCCTGGGTTTCGGATGTATGAGGCTGCCTACATTGGACGGAAGAAATGAAAGCGTCGATGAAGAAGAGGCCATAAAAATGATACGCCATGCCATTGATAATGGGGTAAATTATGTGGATACAGCATACTTTTATCATGGCGCAGGCTGGGTTCACGGAAAAAGTGAAGTGGTCTTAGGAAAAGCACTGAAGGATGGTTACAGGGAAAAAGTCAAAGTGGCTACAAAATCCCCTGTCAGAATTATAAAAGAAGAAGGCGATTTTGACAGATTTTTAGATGAGCAATTAAAGGCGCTTGATATAGACTACATTGATTTCTATCTTTTACACGGCCTTTCGAAGCATAGCTTTAAAACAGTCAAGGATTTAAAGCTCATTGAAAAAGCAGAGGCCGCAATATCGGACGGAAGGATTAAACACTTAGGCTTTTCATTCCATGATGACTATGATACCTTTGAAGAAATAATAAATTACTATGATGGATGGACCTTCTGCCAGATACAATATAATTATATGGATGTTGATAATCAGGCAGGAATGAAAGGCTTGAAGCTGGCTGCCTCAAAGGGCATAGCCGTCGTACTTATGGAACCTTTACTCGGAGGAAAGCTGGCAAATCCCCCTAAAACAGTAAAGGATTTGTTCGCATCACACAGCAAGCAGAAAACTCCAGCCGACTGGGCATTACAGTGGCTATGGAACCAGCCTGAGGTTACTGTCATATTAAGCGGTATGACTACCATGGGGCAAGTGATAGAGAATCTAAAATCAGCAGATTCCTCCGGAGCAAATTCATTGAGCAGCGAAGATTTAAAGCTCATTGACAAGGTCAGGGAAGAATATTCACAAAGAACATTAATCCCGTGCACCGGCTGCAGCTATTGTGTTCCATGTCCAAATGATGTGGAAATACCGAGGAACTTCAAAACATATAATGAAGGATATATGTATGATGATCTATCGGGTGCCCGCGGTACATACGTAAGGTTTCTAGGTGAAGAAAACCGGGCAGGCGCATGTATACAGTGCGGTGTCTGTGAAGAAAAATGTCCGCAGAAGATAGAGATAAGCCAATGGATGCCAAAGGTTCATGAGGTGTTGGGTTTAGGAAAAGAATATTAA
- a CDS encoding NAD/NADP-dependent octopine/nopaline dehydrogenase family protein, giving the protein MKNNKKSLNYAVIGAGNGGQAMAAHLALCGHNVRLYNRSITKIKKIQEQRGIYLTGKEEGFGRLSSMTDNIKEAIENADVIMVTIPASGHREIANLCHPYLKDGQIIVLNPGRTGGALEFLNIIKQKAPNKNIIISEAQTFVYACRAETAGVVKIFSIKNQVSLASIPSYMTKYVVDTIKDAYPQFIPADNVLETSLNNIGAIFHPCPTLLNCGRIESTNGDFEYYLEGITPTVSKILEQMDSERVKVAHALGVKTVTALKWLEVTYGSKGESLHEAIQNTSGYMGIKAPSSMDTRYIFEDIPESLVPISAIGATVGIRTPIIDSIINLACTAHGENYFAAGRNVRNLGIEGLTVSELMELATFGIVERPREVVA; this is encoded by the coding sequence ATGAAGAACAATAAAAAGAGCTTGAATTATGCTGTTATCGGAGCAGGTAACGGCGGTCAGGCGATGGCCGCGCATCTGGCCTTATGCGGGCACAATGTGCGCTTATACAATAGAAGCATTACGAAAATAAAGAAAATACAGGAACAAAGAGGTATTTATCTCACCGGAAAAGAAGAAGGCTTCGGCAGGCTTTCTTCAATGACAGACAATATAAAAGAAGCAATAGAAAACGCAGATGTAATAATGGTAACCATCCCGGCATCAGGCCATAGAGAGATAGCAAATCTATGCCATCCTTACCTTAAAGACGGGCAAATCATTGTCTTAAATCCCGGCAGGACAGGCGGCGCTTTGGAGTTTCTTAATATCATAAAGCAAAAAGCTCCCAATAAAAATATTATAATATCTGAAGCCCAGACCTTTGTTTATGCTTGCCGTGCAGAAACAGCAGGCGTTGTTAAAATTTTCAGCATTAAAAACCAAGTATCCTTGGCTTCCATACCCTCATATATGACAAAGTACGTTGTGGATACCATAAAGGATGCTTATCCTCAGTTTATTCCGGCAGATAATGTTTTGGAAACCAGCCTCAATAACATTGGTGCTATTTTTCATCCTTGTCCTACCCTTTTAAACTGCGGACGGATAGAATCCACCAATGGAGATTTTGAATATTATTTAGAAGGCATCACTCCCACTGTTTCAAAAATTTTAGAGCAGATGGATTCAGAAAGAGTTAAAGTAGCCCATGCGCTGGGAGTCAAAACAGTTACGGCCCTTAAATGGCTTGAAGTCACTTATGGTTCAAAGGGAGAAAGCCTTCATGAAGCCATTCAGAATACTTCAGGATATATGGGCATTAAGGCCCCTAGTTCAATGGATACCAGATATATTTTTGAAGATATACCCGAAAGCCTGGTTCCTATTTCAGCCATAGGGGCAACTGTAGGCATCAGGACACCAATAATTGATTCTATCATAAATCTGGCATGCACTGCTCACGGTGAAAACTATTTTGCGGCAGGCCGAAATGTAAGAAATTTAGGAATAGAAGGACTTACGGTAAGTGAGCTTATGGAGCTTGCAACTTTCGGTATAGTTGAAAGGCCCAGGGAGGTTGTTGCATAA
- a CDS encoding TrkA C-terminal domain-containing protein, translating into MGEEITQKPMYQQIALDIARRVVNGDFQAGCKIHGRSTLAGEYNVSPETVRRAVILLQDMDVVSVSHGSGITINSQEEACKFIDKFKDMESIASLKMNLDKLFEDKKEIDSNLANTIEKIIDYSDRLRNISPYNPLEIEIKEDSMVVGETVSSVKFWQNTGATIIAIRRDKDIILSPGPYAEFRAGDVIVVVGDEGVLKRVKVFLNV; encoded by the coding sequence ATGGGCGAAGAAATAACACAAAAGCCAATGTATCAGCAAATAGCACTGGATATTGCCCGCCGCGTTGTAAACGGCGACTTTCAGGCAGGCTGTAAAATTCACGGTCGTTCCACTCTTGCCGGCGAATATAATGTGTCTCCTGAAACTGTGAGAAGGGCGGTAATTCTCCTTCAGGACATGGATGTGGTTTCAGTTTCCCATGGAAGTGGCATTACCATTAACTCCCAGGAGGAAGCCTGTAAGTTTATAGACAAATTCAAGGATATGGAATCCATAGCATCCTTGAAAATGAATTTAGACAAGCTATTTGAGGATAAAAAAGAGATTGATTCAAACCTTGCCAATACCATTGAAAAAATAATAGATTATTCCGACCGCTTAAGAAACATAAGCCCTTATAATCCGCTGGAAATAGAAATCAAGGAAGATTCGATGGTGGTCGGTGAGACCGTTTCTTCCGTAAAGTTCTGGCAAAATACCGGCGCTACCATAATAGCAATCAGAAGAGACAAGGACATTATACTTTCTCCCGGCCCTTATGCTGAGTTTAGGGCAGGGGATGTGATTGTGGTGGTTGGAGATGAAGGAGTTTTAAAAAGAGTTAAAGTTTTCCTGAATGTATAG
- a CDS encoding ABC transporter ATP-binding protein, producing MQKYIEVINVKKIYQMGEVEIKALDDVSFSIDKGEFVVVVGPSGAGKSTVLNILGGMDTLTSGQVIVDGRNIGDYNSKQLTTYRRHDIGFVFQFYNLVQNLTAVENVELATQICDNPFDPAEVLEQVGLKDRANNFPAQLSGGEQQRVAIARALAKNPKLLLCDEPTGALDYNTGKSILKLLQDTCRDLGMTVVVITHNLAISPMADRVIKVKNGKVDDISVNEHPMPVERIEW from the coding sequence TTGCAAAAATATATAGAGGTTATAAATGTAAAAAAAATATATCAGATGGGGGAAGTGGAAATCAAAGCTTTAGATGACGTTTCCTTTTCCATAGACAAAGGCGAATTCGTAGTTGTGGTAGGACCCAGCGGTGCCGGCAAAAGCACGGTATTAAACATTTTAGGCGGTATGGACACATTAACAAGCGGACAGGTTATTGTGGACGGGCGAAACATAGGAGACTATAATTCAAAGCAGCTGACAACCTACAGGAGACATGACATTGGCTTTGTTTTTCAGTTTTACAATCTGGTGCAAAACCTTACTGCCGTTGAAAACGTGGAACTTGCCACTCAGATATGCGATAATCCCTTCGACCCGGCAGAAGTTTTAGAACAGGTAGGTTTAAAGGACAGAGCAAACAACTTTCCCGCCCAATTATCCGGCGGCGAACAGCAAAGGGTTGCCATAGCAAGGGCCCTTGCCAAAAACCCCAAACTGCTGTTATGCGACGAACCAACCGGGGCATTGGATTATAATACGGGTAAATCCATATTAAAACTTTTACAGGATACCTGCCGTGATTTAGGCATGACTGTCGTTGTCATAACTCACAATCTTGCCATTTCCCCTATGGCTGATAGGGTTATAAAAGTTAAAAACGGTAAAGTGGATGATATATCTGTAAATGAACATCCTATGCCTGTGGAAAGGATTGAATGGTAG
- a CDS encoding histidinol-phosphatase HisJ family protein — MYLIDYHMHSKHSTDGNDTISRLCENAIKKGLDEIAITDHFEPSAKNISYREYKPNAYWKDVLAARDKFKGKLNIKMGVELGQPHQFKETSELLLKSLPYDYVIGSAHKFPDGTDVSELNFDKINLDDLYVDYLKELKALADWGQLDCVGHLDLIKRYGANHFKTRITLMNKPELLRDVLKTLIEKGRGLEINTSGLRQAPKETMPGIDVLKLYRELGGEILTIGSDAHFACDVGKGVIDAVNLAHEAGFNYITVFENRRPQWKKIIDKKCSQKISV, encoded by the coding sequence ATGTATTTAATAGATTACCATATGCATTCAAAGCATTCAACGGATGGAAATGATACAATATCTAGGCTGTGCGAAAATGCCATTAAAAAAGGCCTGGATGAAATAGCTATAACCGACCATTTCGAACCCTCAGCCAAAAATATAAGCTACAGAGAATATAAACCCAATGCTTACTGGAAGGATGTTTTAGCGGCAAGGGATAAATTCAAAGGAAAGCTTAATATAAAAATGGGTGTGGAATTAGGTCAGCCTCACCAGTTTAAAGAGACATCGGAGCTCTTATTAAAATCACTGCCTTATGATTATGTAATAGGTTCGGCCCATAAATTCCCTGATGGCACTGATGTCAGTGAACTTAACTTTGATAAAATCAATCTCGATGATTTATATGTTGATTATCTTAAAGAGCTAAAAGCGCTGGCAGACTGGGGTCAATTGGACTGCGTAGGGCATCTGGATTTGATAAAAAGATATGGCGCAAACCACTTTAAAACAAGGATTACACTTATGAACAAGCCTGAACTTTTAAGGGATGTTTTAAAGACATTGATTGAGAAGGGGAGGGGGCTGGAGATAAATACTTCCGGATTAAGGCAGGCTCCAAAGGAAACCATGCCGGGAATAGACGTTCTTAAGCTTTACAGGGAATTAGGGGGAGAAATACTGACCATAGGCTCAGATGCCCATTTTGCCTGTGATGTGGGAAAAGGGGTTATAGATGCCGTAAATCTTGCTCATGAAGCCGGGTTTAACTATATAACGGTATTTGAAAACAGAAGGCCTCAATGGAAAAAGATAATTGATAAAAAATGCAGCCAAAAAATATCAGTATAA
- a CDS encoding GGDEF domain-containing protein: MSISDDEIYYLELKNMLAAKEVHTHFQPIVSLTDGHVIGYEALSRGKIGSILENPDTMFEIAHKYNMTWELELLCRIKAVNNAQTMPSEKKLFLNVDPGVIKDENFKRGFTQDFLLNNNIDPNNIIFEITEKTAIEDYKTFRMLLENYVEQGYKIAIDDTGAGYSGLKLLAETHPQYIKIDMDLIRNIDKDSFKQSLLISFLDFSQVTNMKIIAEGIETLDELNTLINIGIPYGQGFYLHKPCKKFAELPQSLKEHIANANRRKSSKYFNNSETEIVGNIIRYDSSILPDTLCKDVKEKFEDDNLQGIAVVNKNQEPLGLIMKSKFNERLATQYGVAIYMNRPIKLLMDKNALIVDYNDSLSMVSRAAMARKEENIYDYIIITKDNKYCGITTVKRLLEQTTNIELIYARHLNPLTGLPGNILIEKKIKELIDSEGDFSVLYLDLNDFKAYNDIYGFESGDDILKHTAKIIEENLSDVPSRDRFLGHIGGDDFIVCLNSFQRTEEICSNIIKNFDEAITHYYNEKDLAKGFITAINRYGVLENFPLMSVSIAVITNKGGQFMNSHEISELAAQIKKKCKSMKKSCYINADKDISCNMTNI, translated from the coding sequence ATGAGCATATCAGATGATGAAATTTATTATTTGGAGCTGAAGAATATGCTTGCTGCAAAAGAAGTGCATACGCATTTTCAGCCTATTGTTTCATTGACCGATGGTCATGTAATAGGCTATGAGGCTTTATCCCGGGGTAAAATAGGCTCAATTCTAGAAAATCCGGATACCATGTTTGAAATAGCCCACAAATATAACATGACCTGGGAATTAGAGCTATTGTGCAGAATCAAAGCAGTTAATAATGCACAAACAATGCCTTCCGAAAAAAAGCTTTTTTTAAATGTAGACCCTGGCGTTATCAAGGATGAAAATTTTAAAAGAGGCTTCACTCAGGATTTTCTTTTAAACAATAACATAGACCCAAACAATATAATCTTTGAAATAACCGAAAAAACCGCCATAGAGGACTATAAAACTTTCCGCATGCTTCTGGAAAACTATGTTGAGCAGGGTTATAAGATAGCCATTGATGACACCGGTGCAGGCTATTCGGGACTGAAGCTTTTAGCAGAAACTCATCCTCAGTACATAAAAATAGACATGGACTTAATTAGAAATATTGATAAAGACAGCTTCAAGCAGTCTCTTTTAATTAGTTTTTTGGATTTTTCCCAGGTTACAAATATGAAAATAATCGCAGAAGGCATTGAAACCTTGGATGAATTAAATACCCTCATAAATATCGGTATACCTTACGGTCAGGGCTTTTATCTTCATAAGCCCTGCAAAAAATTTGCAGAGCTTCCCCAATCCCTAAAAGAGCATATAGCAAATGCCAACAGAAGAAAATCTTCCAAGTACTTCAACAATTCTGAAACAGAAATAGTGGGGAATATAATCCGCTATGATTCCTCTATATTGCCTGATACCCTGTGCAAGGACGTCAAAGAAAAATTCGAGGACGATAACCTTCAGGGCATAGCCGTCGTAAATAAAAATCAGGAGCCTTTAGGTCTTATCATGAAATCTAAATTTAATGAACGCCTTGCCACTCAATACGGAGTTGCAATTTATATGAACAGGCCTATAAAGCTCCTTATGGACAAAAATGCCCTTATTGTTGATTATAATGATTCCTTATCTATGGTATCAAGAGCTGCTATGGCAAGGAAAGAAGAAAATATTTATGATTATATTATCATCACAAAGGATAATAAATACTGCGGTATAACTACTGTAAAAAGGCTTCTTGAACAGACAACCAACATCGAGCTTATATATGCAAGGCACTTAAACCCCTTAACCGGTCTTCCGGGGAATATACTTATAGAAAAAAAGATTAAAGAACTCATAGATTCAGAGGGAGACTTTTCTGTTCTTTACCTGGATTTGAACGATTTCAAAGCATATAATGATATTTACGGCTTTGAGAGCGGAGACGATATATTAAAGCATACGGCTAAAATAATTGAAGAAAATTTAAGTGATGTACCCTCCCGAGATCGCTTTTTAGGGCATATAGGCGGTGATGATTTTATAGTTTGCTTAAACTCATTTCAAAGAACAGAAGAAATTTGCAGTAATATCATTAAGAATTTTGATGAAGCAATAACTCATTATTATAATGAAAAAGACCTTGCAAAGGGATTTATAACCGCAATTAACAGATATGGGGTCTTAGAAAATTTTCCTTTAATGTCCGTTTCAATTGCCGTGATAACCAATAAAGGAGGGCAATTTATGAACTCTCATGAAATATCCGAGCTGGCTGCACAGATAAAGAAAAAATGCAAATCAATGAAGAAGAGCTGCTATATAAATGCAGATAAGGATATTTCCTGTAATATGACTAATATTTAG
- a CDS encoding ABC transporter permease has product MKNALLKDTLREIQKTFSRFLSIFAIVALGVSFFAGIKAACPDMKITADTYFDEYRLMDIRLVSTIGFNDEDVKAVKSTSGVEGVFPTYSMDAIVSIQKKDVVFKVLSLPMNKLYNPDESYINRVRLISGRFPQKENECVIESENISPNLNIGSKIKLESGTDWNISQSLKVSEYTITGIVESPYYISFERGTSSIGNGKVHCFILVPQNNFRLPLYTDVFVTVKGARDAQSYDDIYETIVDPVKEALEDVGEDRVKKRNDEILYYAYKELNNQKWQLDMTQRKQNKEINTADLALLESKLQIISANMSLSSGEDEFYNTMRAAEDSINDGFRKLEENERELNKNLQSINSAMKRASETELQQYKAMESQLNAAKASLEVSRQRLESEKRGLEAYKKSILDDFISNRTMIDNSIEDIIRGNLDIKAGKKLSDIKFHQANQQIKTAEEELEEMEEPEWYVLDRDTNPGFAEYGSAADRMDAIAAVFPVFFFLIAALVCLTTMTRMIDEQRTYIGTLKALGYNKLSIASKYLLYAAVASIGGSILGLLVGFNLFPTIIFNAYGAMYSLPPIITEFNVEYAALSMAAAVLTTTLAAFFSCNKELLMTPALLMRPKAPKAGKRILLERITFIWSRFNFTHKITARNMFRYKKRFFMTVIGISGCTALLVTGYGLRDSILSISQKQYGEIYHYDLSVNLKESYKTDETPEILTDIAKDNRITDYILLNEQNVDAGTELTEKAASLIVSKNTTKLQDFITFRVRTTGEKLELDDKGVIITEKLAKLLNVAVGDTIYLTDEDDNKVYVKITGITEHFVFHYIYMTPELYNSLFEDEIEFNQVKAVIADGSKEFENTLSTDLIKDSEVSSITLSSNTMATLSDIVESLDFIIIVLIASAGALAFVVLYNLTNINITERLREIATIKVLGFYDNEVSAYVYRENAILTVIGIFAGLVLGIFLHKFIILTAEIESLMFGREIKIPSYIYSAILTAVFAALVNTVMYFKLKKITMVESLKSVD; this is encoded by the coding sequence ATGAAAAATGCTCTGCTCAAGGATACATTGAGAGAGATACAAAAGACCTTTTCCAGGTTTCTCTCCATTTTTGCCATTGTTGCCCTGGGTGTTTCTTTTTTTGCGGGAATCAAGGCTGCCTGTCCGGACATGAAAATCACTGCCGATACCTATTTTGATGAATACAGGCTTATGGATATAAGGCTTGTATCAACTATAGGGTTTAATGACGAGGATGTGAAAGCCGTTAAAAGCACATCCGGAGTAGAAGGAGTTTTCCCCACCTATTCCATGGATGCAATAGTTAGCATCCAGAAAAAAGATGTGGTATTTAAAGTATTGTCCCTGCCTATGAATAAGCTGTATAATCCTGACGAATCATATATAAACAGGGTAAGGCTTATATCCGGAAGGTTTCCGCAAAAGGAAAATGAATGCGTAATAGAAAGCGAGAATATAAGTCCCAACCTAAACATAGGCTCTAAAATTAAGCTGGAATCGGGAACGGACTGGAACATTAGCCAGAGCCTTAAAGTAAGCGAATATACCATAACGGGCATCGTGGAATCGCCTTATTACATTTCCTTTGAGAGAGGAACAAGTTCTATTGGAAACGGCAAAGTACACTGCTTTATACTGGTACCTCAGAATAATTTCAGGCTGCCGCTTTACACCGATGTTTTTGTAACCGTAAAGGGCGCCAGGGATGCACAAAGCTATGATGATATATATGAAACAATTGTCGACCCTGTGAAGGAAGCATTAGAGGATGTAGGGGAAGACAGGGTAAAAAAACGTAATGATGAAATTCTTTATTATGCTTATAAAGAGCTTAACAATCAAAAATGGCAGCTGGATATGACACAAAGAAAGCAAAATAAAGAAATAAATACTGCCGACCTTGCCCTTTTGGAATCAAAGCTTCAAATTATAAGCGCAAACATGTCCCTTTCATCCGGCGAGGATGAATTTTACAATACCATGAGAGCAGCCGAAGACAGCATAAACGATGGCTTCAGAAAATTAGAAGAAAATGAAAGGGAACTGAATAAAAACCTTCAAAGTATAAATTCTGCAATGAAGCGGGCATCAGAAACCGAACTTCAGCAATATAAGGCTATGGAGTCACAGCTTAATGCAGCAAAAGCCAGCCTTGAAGTCTCGAGGCAGCGGCTTGAAAGTGAAAAAAGGGGACTTGAAGCTTATAAAAAAAGCATACTGGATGATTTTATAAGCAATAGAACTATGATTGATAATTCAATTGAAGACATCATAAGAGGTAATCTTGACATAAAGGCTGGGAAAAAGTTATCTGATATAAAATTCCACCAGGCCAACCAGCAAATAAAAACTGCTGAGGAAGAATTGGAGGAGATGGAGGAACCGGAATGGTATGTACTGGATAGGGACACCAACCCCGGATTTGCCGAATACGGCAGCGCCGCAGACAGAATGGATGCAATTGCTGCAGTATTTCCCGTGTTCTTTTTCCTCATTGCCGCACTGGTTTGTTTAACTACCATGACCAGGATGATAGATGAACAAAGGACATATATAGGAACACTTAAAGCTTTAGGCTACAATAAACTGTCCATAGCTTCAAAATACCTTCTATATGCCGCCGTTGCCAGCATAGGCGGCAGCATATTGGGGCTTTTAGTGGGCTTTAACCTGTTCCCTACAATAATTTTCAATGCCTATGGCGCCATGTACTCATTGCCTCCCATTATTACGGAGTTCAATGTGGAATATGCCGCATTATCCATGGCAGCCGCCGTATTGACGACTACACTGGCAGCCTTTTTTTCCTGCAACAAAGAGCTTTTAATGACACCTGCTCTTCTTATGAGGCCTAAAGCGCCCAAGGCAGGAAAAAGGATATTGCTGGAGAGAATTACTTTTATATGGTCCAGGTTTAATTTTACCCATAAAATAACCGCCAGAAATATGTTCAGGTATAAAAAGCGTTTTTTTATGACGGTAATAGGTATAAGCGGCTGTACCGCCCTGCTGGTAACCGGATATGGCTTAAGGGATTCTATTCTGTCCATATCTCAAAAACAATATGGGGAGATTTATCACTACGATTTATCCGTCAACCTTAAGGAGAGCTATAAGACCGACGAAACTCCGGAAATATTGACTGATATTGCAAAGGATAACCGTATAACAGATTATATACTTTTGAATGAACAAAATGTGGATGCCGGAACTGAATTAACCGAAAAAGCTGCATCCTTAATAGTTTCAAAAAATACCACGAAGCTTCAGGATTTCATAACCTTCCGGGTGAGAACAACGGGGGAAAAGCTAGAGCTTGATGACAAGGGCGTAATTATTACCGAAAAGCTGGCTAAACTTTTAAATGTAGCTGTTGGGGATACCATATATCTAACGGATGAAGATGATAACAAGGTGTATGTAAAAATAACGGGTATAACAGAGCACTTCGTATTCCATTATATTTACATGACCCCGGAGCTTTACAATTCCCTTTTCGAGGATGAGATAGAGTTTAATCAGGTTAAAGCCGTCATTGCCGATGGCTCAAAGGAATTTGAAAATACATTATCCACAGATTTGATTAAGGATTCCGAGGTGAGCTCCATAACCCTTTCCTCCAATACAATGGCAACTTTAAGCGATATTGTAGAGAGCCTGGATTTTATCATAATAGTTTTGATTGCATCTGCAGGAGCTTTAGCCTTTGTGGTTTTATACAACCTTACAAATATAAATATAACCGAGCGTTTAAGAGAAATTGCCACCATCAAGGTCCTTGGCTTTTACGATAATGAAGTGTCCGCCTATGTATACAGAGAGAATGCTATTTTAACCGTCATAGGCATTTTTGCCGGCCTGGTACTTGGCATATTCCTTCACAAGTTTATAATACTTACAGCTGAAATAGAAAGCCTTATGTTCGGAAGAGAGATAAAAATACCAAGCTACATTTACTCAGCCATTCTCACAGCAGTATTTGCAGCATTGGTAAACACGGTAATGTATTTCAAGCTTAAGAAAATAACCATGGTTGAATCCTTGAAATCGGTAGATTAA
- a CDS encoding zinc dependent phospholipase C family protein — protein sequence MFSHTHAYIADMISKKLREEKQILLNNAAFRFGSIIPDFSPKYLSIGHYMDESMDFITGEALKLSKVLFQNHEAKASDYSKRLGIIVHYVSDYFCYAHNDDIYKKDKIRHFFYEADLKSQIGKLKNSITIPADTLSHTIYKDNFIDYLENKLKNYNMEDKSHLKDINYALEASYTVCNFILTRSLNRLDIDAA from the coding sequence ATGTTTTCACACACCCATGCATACATTGCCGATATGATTTCAAAAAAGCTCAGAGAAGAAAAGCAAATATTGCTGAATAATGCAGCTTTCAGATTTGGCAGCATTATACCGGATTTTTCCCCCAAGTATTTATCCATAGGCCACTATATGGATGAAAGTATGGACTTCATAACAGGTGAGGCTTTAAAATTATCAAAAGTATTGTTCCAGAACCATGAAGCAAAAGCTTCGGATTACTCCAAAAGGCTGGGAATAATAGTCCATTACGTTTCTGATTATTTCTGTTATGCCCATAATGATGATATATACAAAAAAGATAAAATCAGACACTTCTTTTATGAAGCAGACCTTAAATCCCAAATCGGCAAACTGAAAAACAGCATCACAATCCCTGCAGACACCCTGTCCCACACCATATACAAGGATAATTTCATCGATTATTTGGAGAATAAGCTTAAAAACTATAATATGGAGGACAAATCTCATCTTAAGGATATAAATTACGCTCTTGAAGCAAGCTATACCGTATGCAATTTCATATTAACAAGATCATTAAACAGGTTGGATATTGACGCAGCATAA